The Vicia villosa cultivar HV-30 ecotype Madison, WI linkage group LG1, Vvil1.0, whole genome shotgun sequence genome includes a region encoding these proteins:
- the LOC131603194 gene encoding monothiol glutaredoxin-S2-like → MERVTKMVSERPVVIFSKSSCCMSHTIKTLFCDFGVNPAVYELDEISRGREIEQALSRLGSSPSVPTVFIGGELIGGANQVMSLHLNRTLIPMLKKAGALWV, encoded by the coding sequence ATGGAGAGAGTAACAAAGATGGTTTCAGAGAGGCCAGTTGTAATATTCAGCAAGAGTTCATGTTGCATGAGTCATACCATAAAGACACTTTTTTGTGACTTTGGTGTGAATCCAGCAGTTTATGAACTTGATGAGATATcaagagggagagagattgaacaAGCACTTTCAAGACTTGGTTCTTCTCCATCTGTTCCAACTGTTTTCATTGGTGGTGAGCTTATTGGTGGAGCCAATCAAGTCATGAGTCTTCATCTTAACCGCACTTTGATTCCAATGCTTAAAAAAGCTGGAGCTCTTTGGGTTTAG